The following coding sequences lie in one Cotesia glomerata isolate CgM1 linkage group LG5, MPM_Cglom_v2.3, whole genome shotgun sequence genomic window:
- the LOC123264612 gene encoding N-acetylneuraminate 9-O-acetyltransferase: MTAAEHFISLVTVASAKKIAAILVICFILFHGMIHLIYGSDSCKWLLKEGRYKGDKEWQPYGCMIHHYTQTDSRRCLRYLAFMSHKNHFVFVGDARIHQLYKSFISQFIVDGKGFDSTDVLQQSNSNFNDAKLKLQVQFLWRPQLNISMINDFRTWMKEDAPTMIIAGCGAFDILNSNLSDSKNLYKSYSSGLIKLVQPADVLAKKGTQFLWMLQDPIVKENLPAHFASVDNNLINICNKAAVEVLIHSQTRLWESSKLIGQGVLEQSPDGYLSSPLSLRHKVQILLNTYCNDYMNFDDGTCCSNLEVTTTLQLVTILMLIFWTVAGASLWLYKKVCHNKSETFYGRIATEEVSDIIEDLNASEITQNEAPRQDFYTLITSLAILACILGYFYLCDRTNFFMKENKYYSEFSFWLPLGYILALGLFFTEDCERGPRALNREQTDEWRGLMQSVVLIYHVTGAKNVLPIYMHLRLINSAYLFLSGYGHFCYFWQTGDVSLVRFARVLFRLNLLTVLLCLLMNQPYQFYHFVPLVSFWFLIVYILAWLPPRVHSGSLAEYGSRALLYLALKLLGLIFVITILYMSEVFFEKVFVTRPWKALFVTTDDDIREWWSRWRVDRYSVAFGVAFGAGLLAFQRIDHIPGNVFIPLIALVSLAAYTIFTLLCVSVSECEEIHSYIVFIPIIGYIVLRNSSFAVRGKYSVLLAGIGKISLETLVGQGHVWLAADTHGVLVLLPRFPVLNLLITSFIFICASHEIHELTLILAPYAVPNDWKLVARNLLIFIAVLIPIGIHDGMF; this comes from the exons ATGACTGCTGCTGAGCATTTTATAAGTTTAGTAACCGTAGCAAGTGCAAAAAAGATTGCGGCTATTTTGGTTATTTGCTTTATTCTTTTCCATGGAATGATACATTTAATATACG gTAGTGACTCCTGTAAGTGGCTGCTAAAAGAAGGTCGATATAAAGGCGATAAAGAATGGCAACCTTATGGATGCATGATTCATCATTATACGCAAAc agACAGCAGAAGATGTTTGCGATATTTAGCTTTCATGAGTcacaaaaatcattttgtatTTGTCGGAGATGCTCGGATTCACCAGTtgtataaatcatttatttcccAATTTATAGTTGATGGGAAAGGTTTCGATTCTACAGATGTTCTCCAACAATCAAATTCGAATTTTAATGAtgctaaattaaaattacaagttcaatttttatggAGACCTCAATTGAATATATCAATGATCAATGATTTTCGAACTTGGAtg AAAGAAGATGCTCCAACTATGATAATTGCCGGTTGTGGAGCTTTTGATATTCTTAACAGCAATCTAAgtgatagtaaaaatttatataaaagttaTAGCTCCGGACTTATTAAGCTTGTTCAACCGGCTGATGTATTGGCAAAGAAAGGTACCCAATTTCTTTGGATGCTGCAAGATCCCATCGTGAAAGAAAATCTACCCGCGCACTTTGCTAGTGTTGATAACAATCTTATCAATATCTGTAACAAAGCAGCTGTTgaa gtaTTGATACACAGTCAAACTCGTTTGTGGGAAAGTAGTAAACTCATAGGACAAGGAGTTTTGGAACAAAGTCCTGATGGATATTTATCGAGTCCACTTTCTCTTCGGCACAAAGtacaaattttgttaaatacttaTTGTAACGATTATATGAACTTTGATGATGGAACTTGCTGCAGTAATCTTGAAGTTACGACTACGTTACAACTAGTTACCATTTTAATGCTTATATTTTGGACTGTAGCTGGTGCTAGTTTATGgctttataaaaaagtatgtCATAATAAATCTGAAACTTTTTATGGCCGCATTGCAACTGAAGAAGTTTCTGATATAATAGAAGATTTAAATGCATCTGAAATTACACAAAATGAAGCACCACGCCAAGATTTTTATACATTGATTACATCTTTAGCAATACTTGCATGTATTTTAGGATATTTCTACTTATGTGATAG AACAAACTTTtttatgaaagaaaataaGTATTACAGTGAATTTAGCTTTTGGTTGCCGCTAGGGTATATTTTAGCTCTAGGACTTTTTTTTACGGAGGACTGTGAAAGAGGTCCTCGAGCTCTTAATCGAGAGCAAACAGATGAATGGCGTGGTTTAATGCAATCAGTTGTTCTGATATATCATGTAACAGGCGCTAAAAATGTTTTACCTATATACATGCACCtgagattaattaattctgcTTACTTATTTCTTTCTGGATATGgacatttttgttatttttggcAAACAGGAGATGTTTCACTTGTACGTTTTGCAAGA gttCTCTTTCGGTTAAATTTGCTTACCGTTTTGCTCTGTCTTTTGATGAATCAACCTTACCAGTTTTATCATTTTGTACCATTGGTATCTTTTTGGTTTCTAATTGTCTACATCTTAGCTTGGTTACCACCCAGAGTGCACTCCGGAAGTTTAGCCGAATATGGCTCACGTGCATTGCTTTATTTAGCATTAAAACTTTTAGGACTCATTTTCGTTATTACTATTCTCTATATGTCTGAG GTTTTCTTCGAAAAAGTGTTTGTTACTAGGCCTTGGAAAGCTCTTTTTGTAACAACTGATGATGATATTCGAGAATGGTGGTCTCGTTGGAGAGTAGATAGATACAGCGTTGCTTTTGGGGTTGCATTTGGAGCAGGACTCTTAGCTTTCCAAAGAATTGATCATATTCCTGGAAATGTTTTTATTCCTTTAATAGCACTTGTTTCACTTGCAGCCTATACAATATTTACATTGTTATGTGTATCAGTTTCAGAATGCGAAGAAATTCATTCCTACATTGTATTCATACCG ATCATTGGATACATTGTATTAAGAAATTCTTCGTTTGCAGTCAGAGGAAAATATTCAGTACTTTTAGCAGGGATTGGAAAAATAAGTTTGGAAACTCTCGTTGGACAAGGGCATGTTTGGTTAGCGGCTGATACTCATGGAGTTCTTGTGCTTCTTCCAAGATTTCCAGTTcttaatttacttattacgTCTTTTATCTTCATATGTGCTAGTCATGAG ATTCATGAGTTGACGCTTATTCTTGCACCATATGCAGTACCAAATGATTGGAAATTAGTGGCTCgtaatttgttaatatttattgctgTTTTAATTCCCATTGGTATCCATGATGGAATGTTTTAA
- the LOC123264647 gene encoding ester hydrolase C11orf54 homolog, which translates to MAENSGDQMKINQVALFTPTLSEIKNVITPALATNFEEIAVDLVDCPDLTKVPFQLASEGLGGHPKLFDIGGPPFLLPSVQRDKLYDVQTILKQINYNNKAFVIGAGAGPWPQVSRNCEMMMNVVIDSDEIKNQTKLAWVGDDNQCVLQNCKESDTRLALLANLFVSEGKPGKVIKVYVKTRTGNLDFITTIQNALSARYRGQLVGMGGTFLIKQGKVKQHVMPDFSPVPLNSEKSLNDWLHFYNMSAPLVAVGTLVSAESNLDLRVQHFHSFSDHGEGGHYHIDVTPDTVEYLGYFNIADCLYRIDQPPKSVLFGKD; encoded by the exons ATGGCCGAAAATTCAGGAGATCAAATGAAAATCAATCAAGTAGCCCTTTTTACTCCAACGTTAagcgaaataaaaaatg TTATTACTCCAGCACTTGCtacaaattttgaagaaattgctGTGGATCTAGTAGATTGTCCAGATTTAACGAAAGTACCATTTCAATTAGCATCTGAAG GGCTTGGTGGACATCCAAAACTCTTTGATATTGGAGGACCACCTTTCCTACTTCCGTCAGTTCAAAGGGATAAACTTTATGATGTTCAAACAATTTTGAAGcaaatcaattataataataaggcTTTTGTTATTGGAGCAGGTGCTGGTCCTTGGCCACAAGTATCTCGAAATTGTGAA ATGATGATGAATGTCGTAATTGATTCGGatgagataaaaaatcaaactaaacTAGCATGGGTCGGAGATGACAACCAGTGTGTGCTTCAGAATTGTAAAGAATCCGACACTAGATTAGCATTACTAGccaatttatttgtttctgAAGGAAAACCAGgaaaagttataaaagtttaTGTTAAAACTCGTACTGGAAATCTTGATTTTATTACAACAATCCAAAATGCATTGTCTGCAAGATATAGAGGTCAATTAGTCG gtATGGGTGGAACATTCCTTATTAAACAAGGAAAAGTTAAGCAACACGTTATGCCAGATTTTTCACCAGTACCATTAAATAGTGAAAAATCTCTAAATGATTGGctacatttttataatatgtcAGCACCATTAGTTGCTGTTGGAACATTAGTATCAGCAGAAAGTAATTTGGACCTTCGTGTTCAACATTTCCATAGTTTCAGTGATCATGGTGAGGGTGGTCATTATCATATCGATGTAACTCCTGATACTGTTGAATATTTAGGATACTTTAACATCGCAGATTGCTTGTACCGAATCGATCAGCCACCTAAAAGTGTTTTATTTGGTAAAGATTAG